In Deferrivibrio essentukiensis, the genomic stretch TGCTTATGCTTCCTTTAACAGCGAACCTCTTAGTATAGATTTTGCTAAAAAATGTTTAGACAGATTTTTAATTAAAAAGGATAAGCCTGTAAATCCTGAATCGGTTCTTGATGCTGTATGTAGCTATTTTAATGTTAAGATTTCCGAATTAAAGTCCAAAAAGAGAACAAAAAGTATTTCACTACCAAGACAAATTGCAATGTACATCTTAAGAGATAAGTTAAATATCTCATTGCAAGAGGTTGGTGAGCTTCTTGGTGGCAGAGATCATTCTACTGTTCTTCATTCAATATCACAAATCGAATCAAAAATGAAAAAAGATCAAGAACTAAAAACAATTATAACAAATATCAACAAACTTATTTATAAATAATTTTTAACCAATAATATCAATAATTTATTTTTCAGACTTTTGTTTGTAAAATGTTGATTATTTAAAGTATAATTTTTTCTCCCTTATTTTGTTATAAAATGTTGTTAAAAAAAACAAGTTTTACACATAGATATTTATTTGAAACTCATTATAAAATATTGAAAAATTCACTTGTCAACATTATAAACATACTCTATTATTACTACTGTTATCTTTTTATAAAAGAATACTAATAATCTCCAACGGAGGAAATGATGAAACTTAAAATTGTAAAAGACGAACTTCAAAATGTACTCAACCATGCAATAAACTTTACAAGTACTAAAAACATAAATTCTATTTTACAAAATATTCTTCTAGAAGCAGAAGGTGACAAACTAACTATAAAAGCATCTAACATTCATACAGCCTACACAGCAGAAATAGATGCTGTTATAGAAAACACAGGTATAACAACGGTCCCTTGCAAAAAGCTGCTTGATATAGTTAAGGAGTTACCAAACTCTGCAGTCATAGATATCAGTTTTGATGGACATAAACTTAAAATCAAAAGTGGTAAATCCTCATTTAATTTATCAACGTTAAATCCAGAATTATTTCCAACTATAGGTGAAATTGTTCCTGAATATTTTATTGAAATACCAAGCGAAAAATTACAGGCAATATTAAAAAAAGTATATTTTTGTATATCTAATGATACTTCAAAAATAGAATACAGTGGTTGCCACTTCAAAGCGTATGGCAATAAATTAGAAGCTGCAGCTGCAGATTATCAGAGAATAGCAATAGCACATACAGAATTTGAAGAAGAATTCTCCGACGAATTTTTAATAAATATACCAAAAAGGACAATAATTGAAGTAATTAAAATTATCGATGGTAATGAAACTGTTACAATAGAAACAGATAAGAAACAGATAGTTTTTAAAATTGGGAAAACACAAATTTATTCTAAGTTGATAGAAAAATATATTAAAAGTATTGCTTCACTTTTTAATGCCGAATATCCTACAACAGCTAAGCTTCCAAAAAATGAATTTATAGACGTTCTAAAGAGAGTCTCCTCAATTACAAGTGAAATAACTCATGGTGTAGTTTTATCTTTCAGTAATGGTAAATTGTCAGTATACAGCCTTGAAACAGAATACGGTTTAGGTCATGATTTTATTGAAAATCTTGAATTTTCAGGTGAAGATTTAGACATCATCTTCAACTCAAAGCAATTAATAGAAATTTTAAGTGCTGTAGATACAGATTTTGTCGAACTAAAAATGAATGGCAGAAAAAGTCCTGCACTTATTGTACCACAAGATAATTGGTATAAGTATTTAGTAGTACCTCTTACGATTGAACAATTTTAATGTTAATTAAGAAACTAAGATTAGTTAACTTTAGAAATCATAAAGATAATATTTTTACGTTTGACAAAATTAATTATGTTTCTGGCAATAACGGTACAGGTAAAACAAGTCTTGCCGAAGCAATTTCAGTTATTCTCACATTGAAGAGCTTTAGACAACATAACTTTAGAAAAATTATATCATTTAACTCAGATTTTTTTTATTTAAATGCCAAATTAATCGATGAGGAAAATAATATTATCGATACAAAGTTAAAATACGGTAAAAAAAAAGAGCTTTATCTTAATGACAATAAAGAAGCTTTTGATAATTATATAAAAGACAAACTTTTATTTACTTATTCACCTGAGAATGAAGGTATCCTTTCAAAAAATCAAAAAGATAGACGAAGCTTTATTGATAGAGTTGTTTTTTATAAAAATTTTTATTTTTTAAGTATATTAAAAAAATACAATAAACTGCTTGAGATAAAAAAGAATATTCTCGAATCAGATAAAATTGATAAAGAGTATTTAGATATAGTAAATGAAGAGCTTTTGTCTTTGAGTTTAAATATTACTGATTTTAGGGTAAAAGAAGTTAAATTTTTAAATAAAAAATTATCTCAAGAATTTAAGAATGTCTTTAAAAATGAGACGTTTGAAATTTTGATAAAACAAAACATTCCCGATAAAAATATTTTTAAAAAAGAATTATTTGCCGGTAAAATATTATCCGGCTGCCATCTTGATAAAATATACTTTTCCTTAAACGGTAAAATATATGAGGATTTCGCCTCTTTTGGCCAACGAAAGACTTTTTCCCTTATTACCCTTGCATCTATTTTATTATCTATTGAAGATTTTGGAAAAAGTGGTATAATCCTAGTTTTAGATGACTTTGAGGTTGGTCTTGATAGTGAAAGAATTGGTGTATTTAAATCTATTTTTGAAAAATATCAGTTAATAATTACCGGCGTTGAAAATAGGTACTTTAAAAATGCAAATAATATAACTTTATAGGGAGATATATGACTGAAAATAGAAAAGATTATAATGAAGAAAGTATTAAGGTTTTGGAAGGTCTTGAACCTGTTAGACAAAGACCCGGTATGTATATCGGTTCAGTTGACCAGAGAGGGCTTCATCATCTTGTATATGAGGTCGTTGATAATTCAATAGATGAAGCTTCTGCAGGGTATTGTGACGAAATTAAAGTTATTTTGCATATTGATGGCAGTGTAACTATTGAGGATAATGGTAGGGGGATTCCTGTTGGTGAGCATCCTGTTGCCAAAAAGCCTACTGTTGAGGTGGTTATGACTACCCTTCATGCAGGGGGTAAATTTAATTCAGGTGCTTATTATGCCTCAGGAGGACTTCATGGTGTAGGAGTAAGCGTTGTTAATGCGCTTTCGGAATATCTTGAAGTCACTGTAAAAAGGGATGGAGGAGTTTATTTTCAGAGATACGAAAGAGGTGTGCCTGTTGAGGAGTTTAAAAAGATTGGTACTACAAGCAAGACAGGTACAAAAGTAACTTTTAAGCCTGACCCTGAAATATTTGAAACTACAGAATTTTCTTTTGAGATACTTTCTAAGAGAATGAGGGAGCTCGCCTTTTTAAATAGTGGGATAAGGATATCTATTGCGGATGAATCTCAAGGGAAGAAGAATGAATACTTTGCAGAAGGCGGTATAATAAGTTACTTAAAGTATTTAAATAGAGCAAAGGCACTTTTAATTGAAGAGCCTATATATATAAACGGCACTCATGAGAATATTATGGTAGAAATAGTTTTTACTTATAATGATACCTATAACGAAAATATTTATTCATTTGTAAATAATATTCATACTGTTGAAGGTGGTACTCATGAGGCGGGTTTTAAGGCTTCTTACACAAAGATATTTAACTCTTTTATAAATAGGCATGGCTTATTGAAAGAAAAGATAAATTTAACTGGTGATGATTTAAGAGAGGGGTTATCTGTAATAATATCGGTTAGAATGAATGAGCCCGTTTTTGAAGGACAGACGAAAGGTAAGCTTGGTTCTTCTCAAGCACGGGTAGCTGTAGAAACTATAATGAACAGTAATTTGCCAGATTTTCTTGAAGAAAACCCACATATTGTAAAAAAGATTTTGGATAAAGCTGTTCAGGCATATCGCGCAAGAGAAGCTGCGAGAAAAGCTAAAGAGATAACAAGGAGAAAGAGTGCTCTTGAGGTTTCAACTTTGCCTGGAAAACTTGCGGATTGTCAGGAAAAAGACCCTTCAAAGTCTGAGTTATTTATTGTTGAGGGTGATTCAGCGGGTGGCTCAGCAAAACAATGTAGGGACAGAAGATTTCAGGCAATTTTGCCACTGAAAGGTAAGATACTGAATGTTGAAAAGGCAAGATTTGATAAATTATTATCAAATAATGAGATAAAAAATATTATTACTGCTCTTGGAACAGGAATTGGAAAAGATGATTTTAATATTGAAAAGTTAAGATATCATAAGATTATTATTATGACAGATGCTGATGTGGATGGTGCTCATATTTCGACACTTCTTATGACCTTTTTCTTTAGATATATGAGAGAGATAATAGAGAGAGGATATTTATATGTCGCAAGGCCTCCTCTTTACAAAGTTAAGAAAGGTAAATCAGAAAGATATATCAATGACGAGCATGAAATGCAGGATTTTCTTCTTGAGTTAGGACTTGATGGTGTAGAGATAAAAAATCTGTCACAGCATAGGTATAATGAAGTTTTTAAAAATCTTATGAAGTTTTTTGAACTTATTGATGTTTTTTCTAAAAGGGATATGCCAAAGGATATTTTGTATGAGCTTTCTTTGTATGAAGATTTAAAGCCACAATCCCTTAACGATAGAGTGTTTGTTGAAAATATGTTTAATATTTTGAGAGATAAGGGGCTTTTAGATGTTTATAAAAAGGCTTATATAGATTTTAACCCTGAATATGGAAGATATAATATTATTCTTGAGCATGATAAGGGGATGTTTATTATAAATACTGACTTTATTGGAAGTCCTGAGTTTAAGGAGTTGCAGAGGCTGTCTAAATTTGCAAAAGAGATTGGCATAGACAATATAAAAGTTACCATAGATAACGAAGATATTGTTTTTGAAAAGCTCCAGGATTTAGTAAGTTATATTGAGAATAGAGCTAAAAAAGGTTTGAATATACAAAGATATAAGGGTCTTGGTGAGATGAATCCTGAACAGTTATGGGAAACGACTGTGGACCCTGAAAGAAGGACTTTGTATAGAATCACTATAAATGATGCTGAAGAAGCGGATGAACTTTTTTCTCTACTTATGGGGGATGTGGTTGCACCCAGAAGGGAATTTATCGAAACCAATGCATTAAATGCTAAGAATATAGATATTTAATAGAGGTATAAATGGAAAAGAATAAGGGTATTATTGATATAAGTGTAGAAGATTCTATAAAGGGAAGTTATCTCGATTATGCTATGAGCGTAATCGTTGGTAGAGCTTTGCCTGATGTTAGGGACGGGCTAAAGCCTGTCCATAGAAGAGTGTTGTATGCAATGCATGAAATGGGGGTGGCTCATAATAAACCATTTAAAAAGTCTGCAAGAATTGTTGGGGATGTAATAGGTAAATTTCACCCTCATGGTGATGCTGCTGTTTACGATACAGTTGTAAGATTGGCTCAAGACTTTTCTATGAGATACCAATTAATCGATGGTCAGGGTAATTTTGGTTCTGTGGACGGTGACTCAGCGGCGGCAATGAGATATACAGAAATAAGAATGTCTAAAATCGCCGAAGAGATGCTTGCTGATATTGATAAAGAAACAGTAGATTTTATTCCCAACTATGATAATTCAATGGTTGAGCCTGTAGTCTTACCTACAAAAATTCCTAACCTTATAATTAACGGGACAAGTGGTATTGCTGTTGGGATGGCAACAAATATCCCACCACATAATTTACGTGAAATAATTGATGCTCTTGTTTATATTATTGATAATCCAGATTATTCTCATGAAGATATTTTTAAGATAGTTAAAGGTCCTGACTTTCCTACCGCCGGTATTATTATGGGGATTAGTGACATTAGAAATGCATATCTTACGGGCAGAGGAAGTATCAAGGTAAGGGCTAAAGCTGAAATAGAAGAATTTAAAAACGGCAAACAGCAAATTATTATTACTCAAATTCCATATCTTGTAAATAAAGCTACGCTGATTGAGAAAATTGCCGAGTTGGTTAGAGATAAAAAGATAGTGGGTATTACTGACTTGCGTGATGAGTCTGACAGAGATGGAATAAGGGTAGTTATTGAGGTTAGGCGGGGTGAATTACCCGATGTTATTTTAAATCAGCTGTATAAGTTTACTCAGCTTGAAACATCATTTGGCTTTAATATGGTTGCCCTTGTGGATGGTAAACCACAGACCCTTTCACTCTTTAAAATTCTTGAGGAATTTTTAAATCATAGAGTTGTTGTAGTTACAAGAAGGACGCAGTACTTATTAAAAAAGGCAGAAGAAAGACTCCATATATTAGAAGGTTTGAAGATTGCAGTTGAGAATATAGATGAAGTTATTAAAATAATAAAATCTTCCAATGATACTGCCAGCGCTAAATTGAATTTGATGAACAGATTTAGTTTTAGTGATGTGCAGGCTCAGGCTATCCTTGAAATGAGATTGCAAAAATTAACAGGGCTTGAGATAGATAAGTTATTGGAAGAGTACAAAAATACTCTAAAAAATATTGAATACTACAAAAGTATCTTATCAAGTAATAAAGTATTGATGGGAATTATTAGAGAGGAATTGATTGAAATAAAAGATAAATATGGTGATGAAAGAAGGACTGTCATTGAAGCTGACACTGAAGAGCTACTTATTGAAGACCTTATCCCTGACAGTGAAACTGTTGTTACAATCACACATAATGGCTATATAAAGAGAACACTCCTATCTTCGTTTACTTCTCAAAGAAGGGGTGGCAAAGGTAAAAGTGCGACCCTTAGCAAAGGGGATGATTTTGTCCAAAAGCTCATTTTAAGTACAAACCATTCTAAATTATTGTTTTTTACTAACAAAGGTAGAATTCATTTTTTAAAAACTTATGAGCTACCTGAATCTGCTCCGGGGACAAGGGGTAGGCATATTGCTAACCTTCTAAGTTTAGAGTCTGATGAGTATATTGCTTCGGCAATATCTGTTAATGAAAGCACAAAAGATAAATGTATATTCATGTGTACAAAATATGGAACAGTTAAAAAGGTTGATATTGAGCAGTTTAAAAGCGGTCGCAGCGGCATGATTGCTATTAAATTGAAAGAAGGTGATGAAATTATCGGTTCAGAGTTAACTTCTGATGAAGATAATATTATTCTTGCGACAAAGAAGGGTAAAACACTCCAATTTTCATCTAAAGATGTTAGACCTATGGGAAGAAATGCTGTAGGAGTAAAAGGGATTAGTCTGTCAAGAGATGATAGAGTTGTATCTATGGAAGTTATTTCGGGTCATCCTTTTATACTTACAGTTACTTCTAATGGTTTTGGTAAATGTTCTCTTGTGACAGATTATAGAATTCAAAATAGAGGCGGTAAAGGTCTCAAACTTGCGAAAATTACCGAGAAAACAGGTCCTGTTGTAGGGGCAAGACAGGTAAAGATGGAAGATGATATAATGCTCATTGTAAAAAGTGGTAAAATTATTAGAATAAGTGTATCTGAGATACCTGTTTTAGGAAGAGATACTCAAGGTGTGAAGCTTATGAATACAGGGGAAGATAAAATTATCTCTATAGCTGTTGTAAAGGAGGATTAGATGACTACCATTATTGATGGCAAGGCATTAGGTCTTAAAATAAGAGGTAAGATAGCTGAAGAAGTGGCTGAAGTAAGTAGAAAAGTTGGTAGAAAACCTGGCCTTGCAGTAGTTTTGGTTGGTGAAGATCCCGCAAGCCAAGTTTATGTTAATATGAAGGAAAAAGCTTGCCTTGAGGCTGGGTTTAATTCATCTGTGTATAGATTGAGTCAAAGCACAACTACTGATGAGTTATTGAATCTTATTGATGAATTAAATAAAAATGATGGTATTGACGGTATTCTTGTTCAGCTTCCTTTGCCTGAACAGATTGATGAGAAGGAAGTTCTTTATTCGATAGACCCAAAAAAGGATGTAGATGGTTTCCATCCTTTTAATGTTGGTTTGCTAAATATTGGAGAAGACACTCTCTTTCCGTGTACTCCGTATGGTGTTATGAAAATATTTGAGGAATATGGTATTGAATTGTCCGGTAAAAACGCAGTAGTTATAGGAAGGAGTAATATTGTAGGAAAACCGATGGCTTCCCTTTTACTAAGGGGGAATGCCACTGTAACTATTTGTCACTCAAGGACAAAAGATATTGCCTCAATATGTAAGAATGCTGATATTATAGTTGCTGCAGTAGGTATTCCTCAGTTTGTAACGGCAGATTTTGTCAAGGATGGTGCTGTTGTAATTGATGTTGGAATTAACAGAGTGGATGGTAAGTTGGTTGGTGATGTTAACTATTCTGATGTTTTTGACAAGTGCAGCTATATTACCCCTGTACCCGGTGGTGTTGGCCCTATGACAATAGCTATGTTGATGTTTAACACATTAAAATCATTTAAGACAAGAACTCATCAATATTAAATGGACACGATATTTGCGCCGATTACTCCGGTTGTAAACAGTGCAGTAATTGTAGTAAGAGTATCAGGGCCTACTGCCACTGATGTATATACTTTGCTTAGAAAAAAGTCCGGAGAATGTTTCAAGGATTTTGAGCACAGAAAAGTCTATCATTTGGATTTTTTATACAATAATAATCCTATAGATGATGTTTTGGTTTATTATTTTAAAGCACCAAATTCTTATACAGGTGAAGATGTAATAGAGATATCTTTCCATGGCAATCCTAAGATAGTTTCTATGGCTTTCTCCGAATTTAAAAAACTTGGCTTTAGGTTTGCAGAGCCGGGAGAATTTACAAAGAGAGCTTTTTTAAATGGAAAGATTGATTTATCCCAGGCTGAAGCAGTCAATGAGTTGATATCCTCTAAAAGTGAGTTTGCGGTAATGCGGTCATTTGAGCAGCTTAAGGGTAACTTAAGGGAAGATTTAATTGGTTTTAAAGATAATCTCCTTGATATTCTCTCAGTTGTTGAGGTTTTTGTGGATTTTCCTGACGAGGATATCGATGAAGAGCAGATATTATTTTGTAAAGAGAAGCTTAGTTCTATTTTGGATAACTTACTTGTATTATTAGATAATTTCAATAAAGTCAAGTATCTTAAGTCAGGTATTTCAGTCTCAATTATAGGGAAGCCGAATGTTGGAAAATCATCTCTATTGAATGTATTGCTTAATGAAAATAGAGCAATAGTATCTGATATCCCGGGCACTACACGCGATTATATAGAAGGGATGATAATGATAGGTGATCTGCCTGTGAAATTTATTGATACTGCAGGTATTAGGACTGCTGATTCAAGTATTGAAGCTTTTGGTATTGAAAAAAGTTTTGAGCGGGTTAAGGATGCGGATATTGTTTTGCTGGTCTTTGACGTTTCTTCAAAACTTTCTGACGAAGATTATAGATTGCTTGAACTTGTAAATGATAAAAAAATTATTGTAGTAGGTAATAAGTCGGACAAAGATAAAGTATTGGATTATAATTGTGATGTATATGTTTCTTCTAAAACTAAAGAAGGTATTAAGGCTTTACAGGATATTATTTATAAGAGTGCTTTGGGCGTGGATTTTGATAAAATTAATCAAACCTTTTTAATTACAGAGCGTCATTTCAGCACTTTTCAAGAGGTTTACGATATTCTTTTTGCCCTGTCTAGTAATTTTGATATTGAAAGATTGGACTTAATTTCTATAGATTTGCATTATTGTCTTGATAAAATAACTGAAATCACTGGTCAAAAATATACAGATGAGTTGTTAGATAATATTTTTTCCAAATTTTGTATTGGGAAGTAATGTTTCACGTGAAACACGAGGTTAG encodes the following:
- the dnaN gene encoding DNA polymerase III subunit beta, with product MKLKIVKDELQNVLNHAINFTSTKNINSILQNILLEAEGDKLTIKASNIHTAYTAEIDAVIENTGITTVPCKKLLDIVKELPNSAVIDISFDGHKLKIKSGKSSFNLSTLNPELFPTIGEIVPEYFIEIPSEKLQAILKKVYFCISNDTSKIEYSGCHFKAYGNKLEAAAADYQRIAIAHTEFEEEFSDEFLINIPKRTIIEVIKIIDGNETVTIETDKKQIVFKIGKTQIYSKLIEKYIKSIASLFNAEYPTTAKLPKNEFIDVLKRVSSITSEITHGVVLSFSNGKLSVYSLETEYGLGHDFIENLEFSGEDLDIIFNSKQLIEILSAVDTDFVELKMNGRKSPALIVPQDNWYKYLVVPLTIEQF
- the gyrB gene encoding DNA topoisomerase (ATP-hydrolyzing) subunit B; this encodes MTENRKDYNEESIKVLEGLEPVRQRPGMYIGSVDQRGLHHLVYEVVDNSIDEASAGYCDEIKVILHIDGSVTIEDNGRGIPVGEHPVAKKPTVEVVMTTLHAGGKFNSGAYYASGGLHGVGVSVVNALSEYLEVTVKRDGGVYFQRYERGVPVEEFKKIGTTSKTGTKVTFKPDPEIFETTEFSFEILSKRMRELAFLNSGIRISIADESQGKKNEYFAEGGIISYLKYLNRAKALLIEEPIYINGTHENIMVEIVFTYNDTYNENIYSFVNNIHTVEGGTHEAGFKASYTKIFNSFINRHGLLKEKINLTGDDLREGLSVIISVRMNEPVFEGQTKGKLGSSQARVAVETIMNSNLPDFLEENPHIVKKILDKAVQAYRAREAARKAKEITRRKSALEVSTLPGKLADCQEKDPSKSELFIVEGDSAGGSAKQCRDRRFQAILPLKGKILNVEKARFDKLLSNNEIKNIITALGTGIGKDDFNIEKLRYHKIIIMTDADVDGAHISTLLMTFFFRYMREIIERGYLYVARPPLYKVKKGKSERYINDEHEMQDFLLELGLDGVEIKNLSQHRYNEVFKNLMKFFELIDVFSKRDMPKDILYELSLYEDLKPQSLNDRVFVENMFNILRDKGLLDVYKKAYIDFNPEYGRYNIILEHDKGMFIINTDFIGSPEFKELQRLSKFAKEIGIDNIKVTIDNEDIVFEKLQDLVSYIENRAKKGLNIQRYKGLGEMNPEQLWETTVDPERRTLYRITINDAEEADELFSLLMGDVVAPRREFIETNALNAKNIDI
- the folD gene encoding bifunctional methylenetetrahydrofolate dehydrogenase/methenyltetrahydrofolate cyclohydrolase FolD, which encodes MTTIIDGKALGLKIRGKIAEEVAEVSRKVGRKPGLAVVLVGEDPASQVYVNMKEKACLEAGFNSSVYRLSQSTTTDELLNLIDELNKNDGIDGILVQLPLPEQIDEKEVLYSIDPKKDVDGFHPFNVGLLNIGEDTLFPCTPYGVMKIFEEYGIELSGKNAVVIGRSNIVGKPMASLLLRGNATVTICHSRTKDIASICKNADIIVAAVGIPQFVTADFVKDGAVVIDVGINRVDGKLVGDVNYSDVFDKCSYITPVPGGVGPMTIAMLMFNTLKSFKTRTHQY
- the mnmE gene encoding tRNA uridine-5-carboxymethylaminomethyl(34) synthesis GTPase MnmE is translated as MDTIFAPITPVVNSAVIVVRVSGPTATDVYTLLRKKSGECFKDFEHRKVYHLDFLYNNNPIDDVLVYYFKAPNSYTGEDVIEISFHGNPKIVSMAFSEFKKLGFRFAEPGEFTKRAFLNGKIDLSQAEAVNELISSKSEFAVMRSFEQLKGNLREDLIGFKDNLLDILSVVEVFVDFPDEDIDEEQILFCKEKLSSILDNLLVLLDNFNKVKYLKSGISVSIIGKPNVGKSSLLNVLLNENRAIVSDIPGTTRDYIEGMIMIGDLPVKFIDTAGIRTADSSIEAFGIEKSFERVKDADIVLLVFDVSSKLSDEDYRLLELVNDKKIIVVGNKSDKDKVLDYNCDVYVSSKTKEGIKALQDIIYKSALGVDFDKINQTFLITERHFSTFQEVYDILFALSSNFDIERLDLISIDLHYCLDKITEITGQKYTDELLDNIFSKFCIGK
- the gyrA gene encoding DNA gyrase subunit A — protein: MEKNKGIIDISVEDSIKGSYLDYAMSVIVGRALPDVRDGLKPVHRRVLYAMHEMGVAHNKPFKKSARIVGDVIGKFHPHGDAAVYDTVVRLAQDFSMRYQLIDGQGNFGSVDGDSAAAMRYTEIRMSKIAEEMLADIDKETVDFIPNYDNSMVEPVVLPTKIPNLIINGTSGIAVGMATNIPPHNLREIIDALVYIIDNPDYSHEDIFKIVKGPDFPTAGIIMGISDIRNAYLTGRGSIKVRAKAEIEEFKNGKQQIIITQIPYLVNKATLIEKIAELVRDKKIVGITDLRDESDRDGIRVVIEVRRGELPDVILNQLYKFTQLETSFGFNMVALVDGKPQTLSLFKILEEFLNHRVVVVTRRTQYLLKKAEERLHILEGLKIAVENIDEVIKIIKSSNDTASAKLNLMNRFSFSDVQAQAILEMRLQKLTGLEIDKLLEEYKNTLKNIEYYKSILSSNKVLMGIIREELIEIKDKYGDERRTVIEADTEELLIEDLIPDSETVVTITHNGYIKRTLLSSFTSQRRGGKGKSATLSKGDDFVQKLILSTNHSKLLFFTNKGRIHFLKTYELPESAPGTRGRHIANLLSLESDEYIASAISVNESTKDKCIFMCTKYGTVKKVDIEQFKSGRSGMIAIKLKEGDEIIGSELTSDEDNIILATKKGKTLQFSSKDVRPMGRNAVGVKGISLSRDDRVVSMEVISGHPFILTVTSNGFGKCSLVTDYRIQNRGGKGLKLAKITEKTGPVVGARQVKMEDDIMLIVKSGKIIRISVSEIPVLGRDTQGVKLMNTGEDKIISIAVVKED
- the recF gene encoding DNA replication/repair protein RecF (All proteins in this family for which functions are known are DNA-binding proteins that assist the filamentation of RecA onto DNA for the initiation of recombination or recombinational repair.), whose amino-acid sequence is MLIKKLRLVNFRNHKDNIFTFDKINYVSGNNGTGKTSLAEAISVILTLKSFRQHNFRKIISFNSDFFYLNAKLIDEENNIIDTKLKYGKKKELYLNDNKEAFDNYIKDKLLFTYSPENEGILSKNQKDRRSFIDRVVFYKNFYFLSILKKYNKLLEIKKNILESDKIDKEYLDIVNEELLSLSLNITDFRVKEVKFLNKKLSQEFKNVFKNETFEILIKQNIPDKNIFKKELFAGKILSGCHLDKIYFSLNGKIYEDFASFGQRKTFSLITLASILLSIEDFGKSGIILVLDDFEVGLDSERIGVFKSIFEKYQLIITGVENRYFKNANNITL